From a single Pseudomonas triticicola genomic region:
- a CDS encoding vWA domain-containing protein — translation MLLNLFNEMRAAKVPVSVRELLDLINALKQRVTFADMDEFYYLSRAILVKDERHFDKFDRAFGAYFNGLEKLDDHLQALIPEDWLRKEFERSLSDEERAQIQSLGGLDKLIEEFKKRLEEQKERHAGGNKWIGTGGTSPFGSGGFNPEGIRVGDAGKRQGKAVKVWDQREYKNLDDSVELGTRNIKVALRRLRKFARQGAAEELDIDGTIDHTAKDAGLLNIQMRPERRNTVKLLLLFDIGGSMDAHVKICEELFSACKTEFKHLEYFYFHNFIYESVWKNNMRRTSERTSTQDLLHKYGADYKVIFIGDAAMAPYEITQAGGSVEHWNEEPGYVWMQRFMEKYKKLIWINPYPKDTWGYTSSTNIVRDLIEDQMYPLTLRGLEEGMRFLSK, via the coding sequence ATGTTGCTCAACCTGTTCAACGAAATGCGTGCAGCCAAGGTACCGGTGTCGGTGCGCGAGTTGCTCGACCTGATCAACGCGCTGAAACAGCGCGTGACCTTCGCCGACATGGACGAGTTTTATTACTTGTCGCGGGCGATTCTGGTGAAGGACGAGCGCCATTTCGACAAGTTCGACCGCGCGTTCGGCGCCTATTTCAATGGCCTGGAGAAACTCGACGATCACTTGCAGGCGCTGATTCCCGAAGACTGGCTGCGTAAGGAATTCGAGCGCTCGCTGAGCGACGAAGAACGCGCGCAGATCCAGTCCCTTGGCGGGCTGGACAAACTCATTGAGGAATTCAAGAAGCGTCTGGAAGAACAGAAAGAACGCCACGCCGGCGGCAACAAGTGGATTGGCACCGGCGGCACCAGCCCGTTCGGCTCCGGCGGTTTCAACCCTGAAGGCATCCGGGTTGGCGACGCCGGCAAGCGTCAGGGCAAAGCGGTAAAGGTCTGGGATCAGCGCGAGTACAAGAACCTCGACGATTCGGTGGAATTGGGCACGCGCAATATCAAGGTCGCTCTGCGTCGTTTGCGCAAGTTCGCCCGCCAAGGTGCCGCAGAAGAACTCGACATTGACGGCACCATCGACCACACCGCCAAGGACGCCGGCCTGCTGAATATCCAGATGCGCCCGGAACGGCGCAACACGGTGAAGCTGCTGCTGTTGTTCGACATCGGCGGCTCGATGGACGCGCACGTGAAGATCTGTGAGGAATTGTTCTCGGCCTGCAAGACCGAGTTCAAGCACCTGGAGTACTTCTACTTCCACAACTTCATTTATGAATCAGTGTGGAAGAACAACATGCGCCGCACTTCCGAACGCACTTCGACCCAGGATCTGCTGCACAAGTACGGCGCCGACTACAAAGTGATTTTCATCGGTGACGCCGCCATGGCGCCCTACGAAATCACCCAGGCTGGCGGCAGCGTCGAGCACTGGAACGAAGAGCCGGGTTACGTGTGGATGCAGCGCTTCATGGAGAAATACAAGAAGCTCATCTGGATCAACCCGTATCCGAAGGACACGTGGGGCTATACCTCGTCGACCAACATCGTCCGCGATCTGATCGAGGATCAGATGTATCCGCTGACGCTGCGCGGGCTTGAGGAAGGGATGCGGTTTCTTTCCAAATAA
- a CDS encoding 5-oxoprolinase subunit PxpA has translation MSRLLLNCDIGESFGSWTMGLDAEVMPFIDCANVACGFHAGDPSTMRKTVALALEHGVQIGAHPAYQDLVGFGRRSMAYSAQELQDILHYQIGALDGICKAQGGRVSYVKPHGAMYNDMMANPAQLRAVVQAVAAYDRSLPLMLMATRDNAAAQQIGDEYGVTLWFEAFADRAYDSTGRLVSRQLPGAVHHDPEKIIEQALTIARGGELSASDGSALILRANTLCVHGDNASSVAAVRRIRQALQQSSAS, from the coding sequence GTGAGCCGCCTGCTATTGAATTGCGACATTGGCGAGAGCTTCGGCAGCTGGACCATGGGTCTGGACGCCGAGGTCATGCCCTTCATCGATTGCGCCAATGTTGCCTGTGGTTTCCATGCCGGCGACCCGAGCACCATGCGCAAAACCGTGGCGCTGGCGCTCGAACACGGCGTGCAGATTGGCGCGCACCCGGCCTATCAGGATCTGGTCGGATTCGGCCGGCGCTCCATGGCGTATTCCGCGCAAGAGCTGCAGGACATCCTGCATTACCAGATCGGCGCCCTGGACGGCATCTGCAAGGCGCAGGGCGGACGTGTGAGTTACGTCAAACCCCACGGCGCGATGTACAACGACATGATGGCCAACCCGGCGCAGTTGCGCGCGGTGGTGCAGGCCGTGGCCGCGTATGACCGCAGCTTGCCGCTGATGTTGATGGCGACCCGGGACAACGCTGCGGCGCAGCAAATTGGCGATGAATACGGCGTAACGCTGTGGTTTGAAGCGTTCGCCGACCGTGCCTACGACAGCACCGGCCGGCTGGTCTCCCGGCAATTGCCCGGTGCCGTGCATCACGATCCCGAAAAAATCATCGAGCAAGCGTTGACCATCGCCCGTGGCGGCGAACTCAGCGCCAGCGATGGTAGCGCCTTGATCCTGCGCGCCAACACCTTGTGCGTCCACGGCGACAACGCCAGTTCCGTGGCCGCCGTGCGGCGTATTCGTCAGGCCTTGCAGCAGTCGAGTGCGTCATGA
- a CDS encoding aspartyl/asparaginyl beta-hydroxylase domain-containing protein: MTVSFAAKAFVLLLFLGSTLYVHLRGKARLPVLRQFVNHSALFAPYNALMYLFSAVPSRPYLDRSKFPELDVLRDNWETIRDEAMHLFDEGYIRAAEKNNDAGFGSFFKKGWKRFYLKWYDKPLPSAEALCPKTVALVSAIPNVKGAMFALLPGGSHLNPHRDPFAGSLRYHLGLSTPNSDDCRIFVDGQVYAWRDGDDVMFDETYVHWVKNETAQTRVILFCDIERPLSNRLMTRINRFISGWLGRATAPQNLDDERVGGINQAYAWSKNFSDRFSGVVKQWKRRHPKAYRVMRPVLAVLVLTLLGYWLFG; the protein is encoded by the coding sequence ATGACCGTTTCGTTTGCCGCCAAGGCGTTTGTGCTGTTGCTGTTTCTGGGCAGCACGCTCTATGTGCATTTGCGCGGCAAGGCGCGTTTGCCGGTATTGCGCCAGTTCGTCAACCACTCCGCGCTGTTCGCTCCGTACAACGCGTTGATGTACCTGTTCTCCGCAGTGCCATCCAGACCGTATCTGGATCGCAGCAAGTTTCCGGAACTGGATGTACTGCGCGACAACTGGGAAACCATTCGCGACGAAGCCATGCACCTGTTCGACGAAGGCTACATTCGCGCTGCCGAGAAGAACAACGATGCCGGTTTCGGTTCGTTTTTCAAGAAAGGCTGGAAGCGTTTCTATCTGAAGTGGTACGACAAACCGTTGCCATCGGCCGAAGCCCTGTGCCCGAAAACCGTGGCGCTGGTCAGCGCCATTCCCAACGTCAAGGGCGCGATGTTTGCGCTGCTGCCGGGCGGCAGTCACCTCAATCCGCACCGTGACCCGTTCGCCGGCTCCCTGCGTTATCACCTCGGCCTGTCGACACCCAACTCCGATGATTGCCGGATCTTCGTCGACGGTCAGGTCTATGCCTGGCGCGACGGCGATGACGTGATGTTCGACGAGACTTACGTGCACTGGGTCAAGAATGAAACCGCTCAGACTCGAGTGATTCTGTTCTGTGACATCGAACGCCCGCTGAGCAACCGCCTGATGACCCGGATCAACCGCTTCATCAGCGGCTGGCTCGGCCGCGCCACCGCGCCGCAGAATCTGGACGACGAACGTGTCGGTGGGATCAACCAGGCCTATGCCTGGAGCAAGAACTTCAGCGACCGTTTCAGCGGTGTGGTCAAGCAGTGGAAGCGCCGGCATCCCAAGGCCTACCGCGTAATGCGCCCGGTGCTGGCGGTGCTGGTGCTGACGTTGCTGGGGTATTGGTTGTTTGGGTGA
- a CDS encoding LysR family transcriptional regulator — protein sequence MNLKFLETFVWVARLKSFRLTADKLFTTQASISSRIAVLEGELGVKLFLRDSRGVSLTPEGLKVLDYAEQMLDTMAALKQSIETRSSKVGRVRIGVMDTVIHTWLSPLVAQMTDLYPRVEIELVADTALNLCDQLQKGFLDLVLQTDLIRHESVRSLELASHPLGWIVASNSIYNRDYADLAELAQERIITYSKNSRPHQDIVALMQANSVMAPRLNCVNSVSAITRLLRDGFGIGALPPVLVAEELARGELILLDIEQRPANLPVVVSWRVGVEWVEEIVTLCQQVLAGYARQVGKDYIALIG from the coding sequence ATGAATCTGAAGTTTCTCGAGACCTTTGTCTGGGTCGCGCGCCTGAAGAGTTTTCGCCTGACCGCTGACAAGCTGTTCACCACCCAGGCATCGATTTCCAGCCGCATTGCAGTGCTCGAAGGCGAGCTGGGCGTGAAGCTGTTCCTGCGCGATTCACGCGGCGTCAGCCTGACCCCGGAAGGCTTGAAGGTGCTCGATTACGCTGAACAGATGCTCGACACCATGGCGGCGCTGAAACAATCGATCGAAACCCGTTCGAGCAAGGTCGGGCGGGTGCGTATCGGCGTGATGGACACGGTGATTCATACTTGGCTGAGCCCGCTGGTGGCGCAGATGACCGATCTGTACCCACGGGTGGAGATCGAGTTGGTCGCAGATACCGCGCTGAACCTCTGCGATCAGTTGCAAAAAGGTTTTCTCGATCTGGTGTTGCAAACCGATCTGATCCGCCACGAAAGCGTGCGCAGCCTGGAGTTGGCCAGCCATCCGCTGGGCTGGATCGTCGCAAGCAATTCGATCTACAACCGCGACTACGCCGACCTCGCCGAACTGGCGCAGGAGCGGATCATCACCTACTCGAAAAACTCACGACCGCATCAGGATATCGTCGCCCTGATGCAAGCCAACAGCGTCATGGCGCCACGTTTGAATTGCGTGAATTCGGTGTCAGCGATCACCCGGTTATTGCGCGATGGCTTCGGTATCGGCGCGCTGCCGCCGGTGCTGGTGGCCGAGGAACTGGCGCGTGGCGAATTGATCTTGCTCGACATCGAGCAGCGGCCGGCGAATCTGCCGGTGGTGGTGTCGTGGCGGGTCGGGGTTGAGTGGGTCGAGGAGATTGTGACGTTGTGTCAGCAGGTGCTTGCGGGGTATGCGCGCCAGGTCGGCAAAGATTACATCGCCCTCATTGGCTGA
- a CDS encoding helix-turn-helix domain-containing protein: MLPMKRPRLRSAHVLSDFRLALTFINGQELTVDLGMDIHTYPGLRPLLDREVFATAAVGDEGWIVEWIEPDVQIGADTLYMDALAQNAQDENTRIFIDWRARTGLSLNDAAEALGVSARSISRYSNGREAVPRSLALACLGWDSLQQRSSIAAEDTGRYVVKRKN, translated from the coding sequence ATGTTACCCATGAAACGGCCGCGTCTGCGATCTGCGCACGTCCTGTCGGATTTCAGGTTGGCGCTGACATTTATCAATGGTCAGGAACTGACAGTTGATTTGGGGATGGATATTCATACTTATCCAGGTCTGCGGCCACTGCTTGATCGCGAAGTCTTTGCGACTGCCGCAGTCGGGGACGAGGGTTGGATCGTTGAATGGATTGAACCCGACGTTCAGATCGGTGCAGACACCTTGTATATGGATGCGCTAGCGCAGAATGCCCAGGATGAGAACACGCGCATTTTTATCGATTGGCGCGCCCGTACCGGACTTTCTCTCAATGATGCGGCCGAAGCGCTCGGTGTGAGCGCTCGCAGCATCAGCCGTTACAGCAATGGGCGTGAAGCAGTGCCACGTTCTTTGGCGTTGGCCTGTCTGGGCTGGGATTCGCTGCAACAGCGTTCATCGATAGCGGCCGAAGACACAGGTCGATATGTCGTCAAACGCAAAAATTAA
- a CDS encoding biotin-dependent carboxyltransferase family protein: MSRLMIEASTPLCLLQDAGRFGVRHLGVTQGGAADWCSMSWANWLLGNALDAAVVEITLGGFAVVAEEDCLLALAGADLDAQIDGQPLAPWRSFRLAKGQTLRFTQPLLGARAYLAAPGGFTAPKVLGSSATVLREELGGLDGMGLPLAKGAALGYSGEALAVREMPSALRPDFKTHAPLDLVLGAQIGQFSGQSLFDVFNSTWTIDSRADRMGIRLLGAPLQYQGAPMISEGIPLGAVQVPPDGQPIVLLNDRQTIGGYPRLGALTPLSLARLAQCLPGAKVKLRPVVQDVAHREHVEYLQRFKGR; this comes from the coding sequence ATGAGTCGATTGATGATCGAGGCCAGCACGCCGCTGTGCCTGTTGCAGGACGCCGGGCGGTTTGGCGTGCGACATCTGGGCGTGACCCAGGGCGGCGCGGCGGACTGGTGCTCCATGAGCTGGGCCAACTGGCTGTTGGGCAATGCGCTGGATGCAGCAGTGGTTGAAATCACCCTCGGCGGCTTTGCCGTGGTGGCTGAAGAGGATTGCCTGCTGGCGCTGGCCGGCGCGGATCTTGACGCGCAGATCGATGGACAGCCGCTGGCGCCGTGGCGCAGTTTCCGGTTGGCGAAAGGGCAGACATTGCGCTTCACCCAGCCGTTGCTCGGCGCCCGGGCTTATTTGGCCGCACCCGGTGGTTTCACTGCGCCGAAGGTATTGGGCAGCAGTGCCACGGTGCTGCGCGAAGAATTGGGCGGACTTGATGGCATGGGCCTTCCGCTCGCCAAAGGGGCGGCGCTCGGTTACAGCGGCGAAGCGTTGGCAGTACGGGAAATGCCTTCGGCGCTGCGGCCGGATTTCAAAACGCATGCGCCTTTGGACTTGGTGCTCGGAGCTCAGATCGGCCAGTTCAGCGGGCAGAGCCTGTTCGATGTGTTCAACAGCACCTGGACCATCGACAGTCGCGCCGACCGCATGGGCATCCGCCTGCTCGGCGCGCCGCTGCAATATCAGGGCGCGCCGATGATTTCAGAGGGCATTCCGTTGGGCGCTGTGCAGGTACCGCCGGACGGACAGCCGATTGTGTTGCTCAATGATCGGCAGACCATTGGCGGCTACCCGCGCCTGGGCGCGTTGACGCCGCTGTCGTTGGCGCGATTGGCGCAATGCCTGCCGGGAGCGAAGGTGAAATTGAGGCCGGTAGTGCAGGACGTCGCGCACCGCGAGCATGTCGAGTATTTGCAGCGCTTTAAAGGTCGCTAA
- the pxpB gene encoding 5-oxoprolinase subunit PxpB, producing the protein MNPRVEVVALDCLMLRLFDEIAEANMPWMLAASERLRTAFGAQLIDLVPSYTTLMVHYDLTLLSPAQARELIAAALVDLAPNARSAGQCHVLPVWYDLSVGPELSLLAERSGLAVEEVIRRHSAREYQVFALGFAPGFAFMGLVEEMLAAPRLSTPRKKVAAGSVGIAERQTAAYPVVSPGGWNLIGRTPAQLFDRHRDGYSLMQPGDTVRFEAVDHAEFIRLGGDDTPLEALA; encoded by the coding sequence ATGAATCCACGGGTTGAAGTGGTGGCGCTCGATTGCCTGATGCTGCGTCTGTTCGATGAAATCGCCGAAGCCAACATGCCGTGGATGCTCGCCGCCAGCGAGCGCTTGCGCACGGCGTTTGGTGCACAACTGATCGATCTGGTGCCGTCCTATACGACGTTGATGGTGCATTACGACCTGACGCTGTTGAGTCCGGCGCAGGCGCGCGAATTGATCGCCGCAGCGCTGGTCGATCTGGCGCCGAATGCGCGAAGCGCTGGGCAGTGTCACGTCTTGCCGGTCTGGTACGACTTGAGCGTCGGCCCGGAACTGAGCCTGTTGGCCGAACGCAGCGGGCTGGCGGTGGAGGAGGTGATTCGTCGCCACAGTGCGCGGGAGTATCAGGTGTTCGCCCTTGGCTTTGCGCCGGGTTTTGCCTTCATGGGCCTGGTCGAAGAAATGCTCGCCGCGCCACGCTTGAGCACACCGCGCAAGAAAGTCGCCGCCGGCAGCGTCGGTATCGCCGAGCGGCAGACCGCTGCCTATCCGGTGGTCTCGCCCGGTGGCTGGAACCTGATCGGCCGCACCCCGGCGCAACTGTTTGATCGCCATCGCGACGGCTACAGCCTGATGCAACCGGGCGACACCGTGCGCTTCGAAGCCGTCGATCACGCCGAATTCATACGCTTGGGCGGCGATGACACCCCACTGGAGGCGCTGGCATGA
- the cysK gene encoding cysteine synthase A, producing the protein MSRIYADNAHSIGNTPLVQINRIAPRGVTILAKIEGRNPGYSVKCRIGANMIWDAESSGKLKPGMTIVEPTSGNTGIGLAFVAAARGYKLMLTMPASMSIERRKVLKALGAELVLTEPSKGMKGAIEKAAEIVASDADKYFMPAQFDNPANPAIHEKTTGPEIWNDTDGAVDVLVAGVGTGGTITGVSRYIKNTAGKPILSVAVEPASSPVITQALAGAEIKPSPHKIQGIGAGFVPKNLDLSMVDRVEQVTDEESKAMALRLMQEEGILCGISCGAAMAVAVRLAEKPEMQGKTIVVVLPDSGERYLSSMLFSDLFTEQENQQ; encoded by the coding sequence ATGAGCCGTATTTACGCTGACAACGCCCATTCCATCGGTAATACGCCGCTGGTCCAGATCAACCGCATCGCGCCGCGCGGGGTCACCATCCTGGCCAAGATCGAGGGGCGCAACCCCGGTTACTCGGTCAAATGCCGAATCGGCGCCAACATGATCTGGGACGCCGAAAGCAGCGGCAAACTCAAGCCGGGCATGACCATTGTCGAGCCGACTTCCGGTAATACCGGTATCGGTCTGGCCTTCGTTGCCGCTGCGCGTGGCTATAAATTGATGCTGACCATGCCTGCGTCGATGAGCATCGAGCGCCGCAAGGTCCTCAAAGCCTTGGGCGCGGAACTGGTGTTGACCGAGCCGTCCAAGGGCATGAAGGGCGCCATCGAGAAGGCCGCGGAAATCGTCGCCAGCGATGCCGACAAATATTTCATGCCGGCGCAATTCGATAACCCGGCCAATCCGGCAATTCATGAGAAGACCACCGGCCCGGAAATCTGGAACGACACCGACGGCGCCGTGGATGTGCTGGTGGCAGGCGTCGGCACCGGCGGAACCATTACTGGTGTCTCGCGGTATATCAAGAACACCGCCGGTAAACCGATTCTGTCCGTGGCTGTCGAGCCCGCTTCTTCGCCGGTGATTACGCAGGCGTTGGCCGGTGCCGAAATCAAGCCGAGCCCGCACAAGATTCAGGGCATTGGCGCCGGTTTTGTGCCGAAGAACCTTGATCTGTCGATGGTCGATCGCGTTGAGCAGGTGACCGATGAAGAATCCAAGGCCATGGCTTTGCGCCTGATGCAGGAAGAGGGGATTTTGTGCGGCATCTCCTGCGGTGCTGCCATGGCGGTGGCCGTGCGTCTGGCGGAGAAACCAGAGATGCAGGGTAAAACCATCGTCGTGGTGCTGCCGGATTCGGGCGAGCGTTATCTGTCGAGCATGCTGTTCAGTGACCTCTTCACCGAGCAGGAGAACCAGCAGTAA
- a CDS encoding AAA family ATPase, giving the protein MKFEGTQAYVATDDLKLAVNAAITLERPLLVKGEPGTGKTMLAEQLAESFGAKLITWHIKSTTKAHQGLYEYDAVSRLRDSQLGNEKVHDVRNYLKKGKLWEAFESEERVILLIDEIDKADIEFPNDLLQELDKMEFYVYEIDETIKAKKRPIIIITSNNEKELPDAFLRRCFFHYIAFPDRTTLQKIVDVHYPDIKKDLVSEALDVFFDVRKVPGLKKKPSTSELVDWLKLLMADNIGEAVLRERDPTKAIPPLAGALVKNEQDVQLLERLAFMSRRGTR; this is encoded by the coding sequence ATGAAGTTCGAAGGCACCCAGGCCTACGTCGCCACCGATGACCTGAAGCTGGCGGTCAACGCCGCCATCACCCTGGAGCGGCCGCTGCTGGTCAAGGGTGAGCCGGGCACCGGCAAGACCATGCTCGCCGAGCAACTGGCCGAATCGTTCGGTGCCAAGCTGATCACCTGGCACATCAAATCCACCACCAAGGCCCATCAGGGTCTGTACGAGTACGACGCGGTCAGCCGTTTGCGCGACTCGCAGCTGGGCAATGAAAAAGTCCACGACGTGCGCAATTACCTGAAGAAAGGCAAGCTTTGGGAAGCCTTCGAGTCCGAGGAGCGGGTGATTCTGCTGATCGACGAAATCGACAAGGCCGACATCGAGTTCCCCAACGACCTGTTGCAAGAACTCGACAAGATGGAGTTCTACGTTTACGAAATCGACGAGACCATCAAGGCCAAGAAGCGCCCGATCATCATCATTACTTCCAACAACGAGAAAGAGCTGCCGGATGCCTTCCTGCGCCGCTGCTTCTTCCACTACATCGCCTTCCCTGACCGCACTACCCTGCAGAAAATAGTCGACGTTCATTACCCGGACATCAAGAAGGATCTGGTCAGCGAAGCGCTCGACGTGTTCTTCGACGTGCGCAAGGTACCGGGCCTGAAGAAAAAGCCTTCGACGTCTGAGCTGGTCGACTGGCTGAAGCTGTTGATGGCCGACAACATCGGCGAAGCGGTGCTGCGCGAGCGCGATCCGACCAAAGCCATTCCGCCACTGGCAGGCGCGCTGGTGAAGAATGAACAGGACGTGCAACTGCTTGAGCGCCTGGCGTTCATGAGCCGGCGCGGCACCCGCTAA
- a CDS encoding MFS transporter, with product MSAPDTLPLSKPVTRPGPFDWYRNINQQERRTFWSCKIGYGLDGMDTQMLSFVVPTLIAMWGITTGEAGLIHTSTLIASAIGGWVAGILSDRIGRVRTLQLTVLWFAFFTFLCGFAQNYEQLLIARTLMGFGFGGEWTAGAVLIGEVIRAKDRGKAVGMVQSGWALGWGLTAILYALLFSVLPAEDAWRALFILGIVPAIFVIFVRRLVKDPEIYREAKAAQTPENPAKFYEIFAPGMLFTTFRASLLTTGALGGYYAITSWLPTFLKNERGLSVLGTGGYLAMVIVGSYVGYVISAYLTDLLGRKKNFILFAVGSFTIVLLYTQMPVSNGVMLWLGFPLGFFASGIFSGMGAFLTELFPTRIRGSGQGFCYNIGRALAALFPLLIGLLSQKVPLSMGIGAFAAVSYGVVILAALSLPETRGKQLDAQ from the coding sequence ATGAGTGCTCCCGACACCCTCCCGTTATCCAAGCCTGTGACGCGCCCCGGGCCGTTCGACTGGTATCGCAACATCAACCAGCAGGAGCGCCGCACGTTCTGGAGCTGCAAGATCGGCTACGGTCTGGACGGCATGGACACGCAGATGCTCAGCTTCGTCGTGCCGACGCTGATCGCGATGTGGGGTATCACCACTGGCGAAGCGGGGCTGATTCACACCAGCACCCTGATCGCCTCGGCCATCGGCGGTTGGGTCGCCGGGATTCTCTCCGACCGCATCGGCCGCGTGCGCACCCTGCAACTGACGGTGCTGTGGTTCGCCTTCTTCACCTTCCTCTGCGGCTTCGCGCAAAACTACGAACAATTGCTGATCGCCCGCACCTTGATGGGCTTCGGTTTCGGCGGTGAATGGACCGCCGGCGCGGTGTTGATCGGTGAAGTGATCCGCGCCAAGGATCGCGGCAAAGCGGTGGGCATGGTGCAATCCGGCTGGGCGCTGGGCTGGGGCCTGACCGCGATTCTGTACGCGCTGCTGTTTTCGGTGTTGCCAGCGGAAGATGCCTGGCGCGCGCTGTTCATCCTCGGCATCGTGCCGGCGATATTCGTGATTTTCGTCCGTCGCCTGGTGAAGGATCCTGAGATTTATCGCGAAGCCAAAGCTGCGCAAACCCCGGAAAACCCGGCGAAGTTCTACGAGATCTTCGCCCCTGGCATGCTCTTCACCACGTTTCGCGCTTCCTTGCTGACCACCGGTGCGTTGGGCGGTTACTACGCGATTACCTCGTGGCTGCCGACTTTCCTCAAGAACGAACGTGGCTTGAGCGTGCTCGGCACCGGCGGTTATCTGGCGATGGTGATCGTCGGTTCCTACGTCGGCTATGTGATCAGCGCGTATCTGACCGACCTGCTCGGGCGGAAAAAGAATTTCATCTTGTTCGCGGTCGGCTCGTTCACCATCGTTCTGCTCTACACGCAGATGCCGGTCAGCAATGGCGTGATGCTCTGGCTGGGCTTTCCGCTGGGCTTCTTCGCCTCGGGGATTTTCAGCGGCATGGGCGCGTTTCTGACTGAATTGTTTCCTACGCGGATTCGCGGCTCGGGCCAGGGTTTCTGCTACAACATCGGCCGCGCACTGGCGGCGTTGTTCCCGCTGTTGATCGGCCTGCTCAGCCAGAAAGTGCCATTGAGCATGGGCATCGGCGCCTTCGCGGCGGTGTCATATGGCGTGGTGATTCTGGCGGCGCTGAGCCTGCCGGAAACCCGTGGCAAGCAACTCGACGCGCAGTAA
- a CDS encoding DUF748 domain-containing protein, with amino-acid sequence MKRRYSWPLWTLAGVVVLLVALHFALPYLVRDYLNDKLADMGDYRGQITDVDLALWRGAYKINGLKIVKVDGKVPVPFVDAPLIDLSVSWHSLWYDHAVVAQVQFLNPEINFVDGGPNKQNSQTGQGTDWREQLGKLLPITLDEVQINDGRITFRNFNSKPPVNMNASNVNASIYNLTNVVDKEGKRDARFEGKALLLGHAPLETTATFDPLSNFEDFEFRLRARDIELKRMNDFAAAYGKFDFNAGHGDVVIEAKAEKARLTGYIKPLLRDVDVFNWQQDVENKNKGLFRSIWEALVGGTETVLKNQNKNQFATRVELSGNVHQQNVNAFEAFLQILRNGFIQAFNARYERPKPDEG; translated from the coding sequence ATGAAACGTCGTTACAGCTGGCCGCTCTGGACCCTGGCGGGTGTCGTGGTGCTGCTGGTCGCCCTGCATTTCGCCCTGCCCTATCTGGTACGCGACTACCTCAATGACAAACTTGCGGACATGGGCGATTACCGTGGCCAGATCACCGATGTCGATCTCGCGCTGTGGCGTGGCGCCTACAAAATCAACGGCCTGAAGATCGTCAAGGTCGACGGAAAAGTACCGGTGCCGTTCGTCGATGCGCCGTTGATCGACCTGTCGGTGAGCTGGCATTCGCTGTGGTACGACCATGCCGTGGTCGCGCAGGTGCAATTCCTCAACCCCGAAATCAACTTTGTCGACGGCGGCCCCAACAAACAGAACTCACAGACCGGTCAGGGCACCGACTGGCGTGAACAATTGGGCAAGCTGCTGCCGATCACCCTCGATGAAGTGCAGATCAACGACGGCCGTATCACTTTTCGCAACTTCAATTCCAAGCCGCCGGTGAACATGAATGCCAGCAACGTCAACGCCAGCATCTACAACCTGACCAACGTGGTCGACAAGGAAGGCAAGCGCGACGCCCGTTTCGAGGGCAAGGCGCTGCTGCTCGGCCACGCTCCGCTGGAAACCACCGCCACCTTCGATCCGCTGAGCAACTTCGAAGACTTCGAATTCCGCCTGCGCGCCCGTGACATCGAGCTCAAACGCATGAACGACTTCGCCGCCGCCTACGGCAAATTCGACTTCAACGCCGGCCACGGCGATGTGGTTATCGAAGCCAAGGCAGAGAAAGCCCGACTCACCGGCTACATCAAACCCCTGCTGCGCGACGTCGACGTATTCAACTGGCAGCAAGACGTCGAAAACAAGAATAAAGGCCTGTTCCGCTCAATCTGGGAAGCACTGGTCGGCGGCACCGAGACCGTGCTTAAGAACCAGAACAAAAACCAGTTCGCCACCCGCGTCGAACTCAGCGGCAATGTTCACCAGCAGAACGTCAACGCCTTCGAAGCGTTTTTGCAGATTTTGCGCAATGGCTTCATCCAGGCATTCAATGCGCGATATGAACGGCCGAAGCCGGATGAGGGTTAA